CCCGCCGGGTTGCAAATCCGCCAGCGCACCGCCCACCATTTTCCCGCCAAGGTCGGAGACCTCGTTTTCCTGCTCCGGCAATATGCCGCGGATAAGGGCACCGCTGACCGCCGAGCCGGCGCTCAGCATACCCTCGCCGTTCACATAAGGCGCCGCCCCCTGCACGCTGCGGTAGGTTTTGAGCACCGTCTCCGCCTTGCGCCAGTCCTTCAGTGCCCCCCCCATGCCGCTGACGGTGACGTGGGACACCACGCTCAGAATGCGGTCACGCAGCTCCTTCTCGAAGCCATTCATCACCGACAACACCGTGATCAGGGCCATCACCCCCAGGGCGATGCCGAGCATCGAGGTCAGGCTGATGAAGGAAATGAAATGGTTGCGGCGTTTGGCACGGGTATAGCGCAGGCCGACGAACACTTCGTAAGGTCTGAACATCGCCTCAGCGTTTCCTGCGGGCGGTACCCGCCTTGTGTGCCTGCGGCGCCCTCATGCCCGCCGCGCGGTAAAGGGCCGTGCTTTCCGCCGGGTCCAGCTCGCGCCACCGGCCCGGCCGCAGGGTGGATTCCAGGCGCAGGGGACCGAAACGCACCCGTATCAAGCGGCTGACTTTCAGCCCCTGGGATTCCCACAGGCGCCGCACCTCCCGCCGCCGTCCCTCCCGGAGTACCACGTGGAACCACCGGTTGGCGCCCTGCCCACCACCGACTGTGATCTTTTGAAAACGGGCCGGGCCGTCGTCCAGTTCCACCCCTTTGGTGAGGCGTTCCAGCATCAGCGCGTCCACTTCGCCCAGCACCCGCACCGCGTATTCCCGCTCAATTTCCGTGGACGGGTGCATGAGACGGTGGGCCAGTTCGCCGTCGCTGGTGAGCAGCAGCAGGCCACAGGTGTTGATATCCAGCCGGCCCACGGAAATCCAGCGGCCATCGCGCAGCCCGGGCAGAGCATCAAACACCGTTGCGCGGCACTCCGCATCGCGCCGGGCACACAACTGGCCCACGGGTTTGTGGTAGAGCAGGGTTTTGGGCGGCAGCTCGGATGCGGCCCTGACGGTCACGCTTCGCCCGTCCAGGCGAACGTCGTCCCCGGGCCGCACCCGGTCGCCAAGCCTGGCCACCCGGCGGTTGACCGTCAGCCGGCCTGCCGCAATCCAGGCTTCTATCTCCCGCCGCGAGCCCAGCCCGGCGCGCGCCAGCGCTTTTTGAATGCGTTCCCCCTCCACGTCGGCGCGACTCAGGACGGCACCTGGACCGCGGCGCCTTGCGAGACGGCTTCGGACCCGGGTTCCGCAACGGCGTCGGGGTTTGCCCTGCTTTCTTCACCGGCCACGAGGCTGTGAAGCGGGATCTGGGTCTGTTCCGGCTCCATACCGGCGGCGATCTCATCGAGGCTGCGCACCTCTTTGAGGGGGGGCAGGTCGCTGAGACGCTTCAGACCGAAGTAGTCCAAAAATTCCCGGGTAGTGCCGTAGAGCGCCGGCTTGCCCGGCACCTCGCGGTGGCCGACCACCCGCACCCAGCCCCGCTCCAGCAAAGTGCGAATAATTGTGGTGCTCACACTGACGCCGCGGATTTCCTCGATTTCACCCCGGCTGATGGGCTGCCGGTAGGCCACCAGCGCCAGGGTTTCCAACAAGGCGCGCGAGTAACGGGGGACGCGCTCCTGGCGCAAACGATGCACCCAGGGGGCCAAAGCCGGCTTGACCTGCAGACGATAGCCGCTGGCGACCTGGGCCAGCTCAATGCTCCGGTCCTCGCAGTCCCGCTCCAGCAGGGTCAGCGCGCCCCGGATCTCCTCCCGGCCCGGTGCATCCGGCGTTTCACTGAACAGGGCCAGCATCCGGTCCAGATCCAAGGGCCCGTCGGCTGCCAGCAAGGCGGCTTCCAGGATAATTTTAAGCTGAGTCAGCGGCATCGGCATGGGGCGGCACCCGTACGTAAATCGGCCCGTAGGGGGCGGTCTGCAGCAATTCCAACACGCTGTCCTTGATCAGCTCCAAGATGGCGAGAAAGCTGACCACGACGCCAAGACGCCCCTCTTCCGGCGTGAACAGGGCAGTGAACGGCGTAAAGCGCTCGGCGTGGGAACGCTCCAGTATCTCGCTCATGCGCTCCCGCACAGACAGGGGTTCCAGCTGCACGCGATGGTGGGAGAACATCTCAGCCCGCTCCATCACTTCTTTCAGGGCCCGCAGCAGATCAGGCAGGCTCACCGCCGCCTGGGGCTGGGGCCGTGATCGCGGCACCTGCGGCGCCGCAAGATGAACAGGAAATATTTCCCGGCCCACTTGGGGCAGGGCATCTATATCTTCTGCGGCTTTTTTGAAACGTTCGTATTCCTGCAGCCGCCGCACCAGTTCCGCCCGCGGGTCGGCTTCATCGTCCTCCGCTCTCGGCGGACGGGGCAACAGCATGCGCGATTTCACTTCGGCCAGCACCGCCGCCATCACCAGGTACTCCGCCGCCAGCTCCAGCCGCAGGCCTTTCATCCACTCCACGTAGTCCATGTACTGGCGGGTGATCTCGGCAATGGGAATATCAAGGATGTCCAGGTTCTGCCGCTTGATGAGATAAAGCAGCAGGTCCAGCGGCCCCTCAAAGGCATCCAGAAAGACCTCCAGGGCATCCGGTGGAATGTAGAGGTCCCGGGGAAGCTCGGTGACCGGCTCACCGCGTACTTTCGCCAGGGGTGACAAGGCTTCCGCTACTTCAGACATAAGGTAAATTTTTGTGGGTAAGGGACTGAATCAAAACCTGTCGCTGCTGAGCCCCAGCGCTTGACGAACTTCACTCAAGGTATCCCCCGCCACATTCCGCGCCGCCTCGCAGCCTTCGGCCACAATGGTGCGCACCAGTGCCGGGTTGCGCTCGAACTCCAGGGCACGCTCCCGGATGGGGGCCTGCTCGGCCAGTACGGCCTCCACCAACGGTTGTTTGCACTCCAAACAACCGATGCCGGCCTGGGTGCAGCCGGTCTTGACCCAGGCCCTGGTTTCTTCGGGGGAATAGACCTCGTGCAAAGGCCAGACCGGGCATTTGGCCGGATCGCCCGGGTCGCTGCGGCGCACCCGGGCAGGATCGGTGGGCATGGTACGCAGCTTCTTCTCCACTACGGCGGGATCTTCCCGCAAGCCGATGGTGTTGCCGTAGGACTTGGACATCTTCTGCCCGTCCAGGCCCGGCATTTTCGAGGTGGGGGTGAGCAGGGGCTGAGGCTCGGGCAGAATCACCCGGCTCGCGCCTTCCAGGTAACCGGCCAGGCGTTCCATGTCGCCCATGGTGAGGTTCTGCTGGGATTCCAGCAGGGCACGGGCTGTATCCAGGGCCTCGTGGTCGCCCTCTTCTTGAAAACGGCGGCGCAGTTCCCGATACAACTTGGCATTTTTTTTACCCATTTTCTTGGCCGCCTCTTCCGCTTTGAGGGCGAAGTCAGGCTCGCTGCCATACAAATGGTTGAAGCGGCGCGCCACCTCCCGGGCCAGCTCGATGTGGGCCACTTGGTCTTCCCCCACCGGCACCGCAGTGGCTTTGTAGATCAGAATGTCCGCCGCCTGCAGCAAGGGGTAACCCAGAAAACCGTACGTCGCCAAATCTTTTTCTTTGAGCTTGTCCTGCTGGTCTTTGTAGGTGGGTACCCGCTCCAGCCACCCCAGCGGTGTGATCATGGAAAGCAACAGATGCAGCTCAGCATGTTCAGGCACTTGCGACTGAATGAACACCTTGGCGGCATTGGGATTGATGCCCACTGCCAACCAGTCGATCAGCATTTCCCAGCTGCTTTCCCCGATCAGCTTCGGATCTTCATATTCCGTGGTAAGGGCGTGCCAATCTGCCACGAAGAAGAAGCATTCGTACTCGTGTTGCAGGCGCAGCCAGTTTTTCAGCACGCCGTGATAGTGACCCAGGTGTAAGCGGCCCGTTGCCCGCATGCCCGATAACACACGCTGGGGCTGGTGTGGTAAAACGTTCACTCTTAATCGTGTCCTTATGAACGAAACAATGGGAAGTTTAGCAGCTTGTTGAAAAAGGCCAGGAAGGCCTTGTTCAACATCCTGTCAGACGTTGCCGGCCTGGTTCAAAGACCAAAGACCCGGTACAACACCCCCTCCACCGCGTACACGGGAGGCAGGACAATATGACCCAGCACCCCCGTCACCAGCAACAACAGCAACACCAGCAAACCATAGGGCTCAGCGCGCAGCAGGGTATCACCCCAGCGGGGCGGCAAAAAGCCGGCAGCCACGCGGCTGCCATCCAGGGGCGGCAGGGGCACGAGATTGAGCACCATCAACAGCACATTGATGGTGATCCCGGCCTGGGCCATGTACGCCAGAGGCAGCGCCACCATGCCCAATGTGCCCGACAACATCAGGCTTATCTTGAGCAGGACGGCCCATATGAGAGCCATGACGAGGTTCGCAGCCGGTCCGGCCAAAGCCACCAGCGCCATGTCCCGCCGGGGATTGCGAAGGTTTTCGGGATTGACGGGCACGGGCCTGGCCCAGCCGAAAAGAATCCCGCCTGCCCACAGCAATATCGCCGGAACGAGAATGGTACCGATGGGGTCGATGTGCTTGAGGGGATTGAGAGTGAGGCGTCCCAGCATTTCGGCGGTAGGATCCCCGAACCGCCGCGCCACCCAGCCGTGGGCGACTTCGTGCACGGTGATGGCGAAAATCACAGGCAGAGCCCAGACCGCCAGCTGTTGCACCAAATTGAGTTCCTGCATCGGAAAATTATACATGCATTGGCCGCGGCGCGGGCAATTCGCCGCGTCCTGGCGCTTCAGGCGGTTTCAAAGGGAGCGGTGTCCCCCTTTCCCTGACGCAGCACCCCTGGCGCGTCGCCAGTCAAATCCACCACGGTGCTCATCTCAAAGCCGCAATAGCCTCCGTCGATGACCAGATCCACCTGATCGCCCAAGGTCCGCTGAATATCGTAGGGATCAGTAAGAGGAAAATCCTCACCGGGCAGCAGCAGCGTCGTGCTCATCAAGGGCTGCCCCAGAGTTTCGAGGACAGCCTGGGCGATGGCATTGTCCGGCACGCGGATGCCGATGGTTTTGCGCTTCGGATGTTGCAGGCGGCGGGGAACCTGGCGCGTCGCCTGCAAAACAAAGGTGTAGGGCCCCGGCGTGAGGGATTTCATCAAGCGGTACGCCGCATTGTTTA
The sequence above is a segment of the Gammaproteobacteria bacterium genome. Coding sequences within it:
- a CDS encoding lipoprotein-releasing system transmembrane subunit LolC, yielding MFRPYEVFVGLRYTRAKRRNHFISFISLTSMLGIALGVMALITVLSVMNGFEKELRDRILSVVSHVTVSGMGGALKDWRKAETVLKTYRSVQGAAPYVNGEGMLSAGSAVSGALIRGILPEQENEVSDLGGKMVGGALADLQPGG
- a CDS encoding pseudouridine synthase is translated as MEGERIQKALARAGLGSRREIEAWIAAGRLTVNRRVARLGDRVRPGDDVRLDGRSVTVRAASELPPKTLLYHKPVGQLCARRDAECRATVFDALPGLRDGRWISVGRLDINTCGLLLLTSDGELAHRLMHPSTEIEREYAVRVLGEVDALMLERLTKGVELDDGPARFQKITVGGGQGANRWFHVVLREGRRREVRRLWESQGLKVSRLIRVRFGPLRLESTLRPGRWRELDPAESTALYRAAGMRAPQAHKAGTARRKR
- the scpB gene encoding SMC-Scp complex subunit ScpB; translated protein: MPLTQLKIILEAALLAADGPLDLDRMLALFSETPDAPGREEIRGALTLLERDCEDRSIELAQVASGYRLQVKPALAPWVHRLRQERVPRYSRALLETLALVAYRQPISRGEIEEIRGVSVSTTIIRTLLERGWVRVVGHREVPGKPALYGTTREFLDYFGLKRLSDLPPLKEVRSLDEIAAGMEPEQTQIPLHSLVAGEESRANPDAVAEPGSEAVSQGAAVQVPS
- a CDS encoding segregation/condensation protein A, which encodes MSEVAEALSPLAKVRGEPVTELPRDLYIPPDALEVFLDAFEGPLDLLLYLIKRQNLDILDIPIAEITRQYMDYVEWMKGLRLELAAEYLVMAAVLAEVKSRMLLPRPPRAEDDEADPRAELVRRLQEYERFKKAAEDIDALPQVGREIFPVHLAAPQVPRSRPQPQAAVSLPDLLRALKEVMERAEMFSHHRVQLEPLSVRERMSEILERSHAERFTPFTALFTPEEGRLGVVVSFLAILELIKDSVLELLQTAPYGPIYVRVPPHADAADSA
- a CDS encoding tryptophan--tRNA ligase yields the protein MLSGMRATGRLHLGHYHGVLKNWLRLQHEYECFFFVADWHALTTEYEDPKLIGESSWEMLIDWLAVGINPNAAKVFIQSQVPEHAELHLLLSMITPLGWLERVPTYKDQQDKLKEKDLATYGFLGYPLLQAADILIYKATAVPVGEDQVAHIELAREVARRFNHLYGSEPDFALKAEEAAKKMGKKNAKLYRELRRRFQEEGDHEALDTARALLESQQNLTMGDMERLAGYLEGASRVILPEPQPLLTPTSKMPGLDGQKMSKSYGNTIGLREDPAVVEKKLRTMPTDPARVRRSDPGDPAKCPVWPLHEVYSPEETRAWVKTGCTQAGIGCLECKQPLVEAVLAEQAPIRERALEFERNPALVRTIVAEGCEAARNVAGDTLSEVRQALGLSSDRF
- a CDS encoding site-2 protease family protein; translated protein: MQELNLVQQLAVWALPVIFAITVHEVAHGWVARRFGDPTAEMLGRLTLNPLKHIDPIGTILVPAILLWAGGILFGWARPVPVNPENLRNPRRDMALVALAGPAANLVMALIWAVLLKISLMLSGTLGMVALPLAYMAQAGITINVLLMVLNLVPLPPLDGSRVAAGFLPPRWGDTLLRAEPYGLLVLLLLLVTGVLGHIVLPPVYAVEGVLYRVFGL
- a CDS encoding threonylcarbamoyl-AMP synthase, which codes for MSRVVVIHPETPQARLVTQAAECLEKGGVVVYPTDSSYALACHIGDKSAVDRIRLIRRLDDKHNFTLVCRDLSEIALYAVVNNAAYRLMKSLTPGPYTFVLQATRQVPRRLQHPKRKTIGIRVPDNAIAQAVLETLGQPLMSTTLLLPGEDFPLTDPYDIQRTLGDQVDLVIDGGYCGFEMSTVVDLTGDAPGVLRQGKGDTAPFETA